A stretch of the Deinococcus sp. Leaf326 genome encodes the following:
- the lipA gene encoding lipoyl synthase, whose protein sequence is MTQHESAPHNDAPKEPKFIKNGIYRKDSVPVREKKPEWLKVTIPTGQVFTEVRKIVKEHRLHTVCEEAMCPNIGECWSRGTATFMLMGHICTRACRFCAVDTGNPMGKLDLDEPRHVAESVKLMGLKYVVLTSVDRDDLPDGGAYHFAKSVAAIKRENPETRVEALTPDFGGNTHCVDLVLDSGVDTYAQNLETVRRLTHPVRDRRADYDQTLAVLAHAKRARPDVITKTSIMLGLGETREEITEAMHDCRAAGVDVLTFGQYLRPTMHHLPVDRYVSPAEFDEIREEGMSLGFLEVVSGPLVRSSYKAEQIVMDRPGNLPEHLAHLDAGSELSLI, encoded by the coding sequence ATGACCCAGCACGAATCGGCGCCGCATAACGACGCCCCCAAGGAACCCAAGTTCATCAAGAACGGCATCTACCGCAAGGACAGCGTGCCGGTGCGCGAGAAGAAGCCCGAGTGGCTCAAGGTCACCATCCCGACCGGGCAGGTGTTCACCGAGGTCCGTAAGATCGTCAAGGAACACCGACTGCACACGGTGTGCGAAGAAGCGATGTGTCCCAACATCGGCGAGTGCTGGTCGCGCGGCACCGCTACATTCATGCTCATGGGGCACATCTGCACCCGCGCGTGCCGTTTCTGCGCCGTGGATACGGGGAACCCGATGGGCAAGCTCGACCTCGACGAGCCGCGCCACGTCGCCGAAAGCGTCAAGCTCATGGGCCTGAAGTACGTCGTCCTGACCTCGGTCGACCGTGACGACCTGCCCGACGGCGGCGCGTATCACTTCGCCAAGTCGGTCGCGGCCATCAAGCGCGAAAATCCTGAGACCCGTGTGGAGGCCCTGACGCCCGACTTCGGGGGCAACACCCACTGCGTGGATCTCGTGCTGGACAGCGGTGTGGATACCTACGCCCAGAACCTGGAGACCGTGCGCCGCCTGACACACCCGGTGCGCGACCGCCGCGCCGACTACGACCAGACCCTGGCCGTGCTGGCCCACGCCAAGCGGGCGCGTCCCGACGTGATCACCAAAACCTCGATCATGCTGGGCCTGGGCGAGACCCGCGAGGAGATCACCGAGGCGATGCACGACTGCCGCGCCGCCGGGGTGGACGTGCTGACCTTCGGGCAGTATCTGCGCCCGACCATGCACCACCTGCCGGTCGACCGTTACGTGTCGCCCGCCGAGTTCGACGAGATCCGCGAGGAGGGCATGAGCCTGGGCTTCCTGGAAGTCGTCTCGGGCCCGCTCGTCCGCAGCTCGTACAAGGCCGAGCAGATCGTGATGGACCGCCCCGGCAACTTGCCTGAGCACCTCGCGCATCTCGACGCTGGCAGTGAACTCAGCCTGATCTGA